The Pseudomonas moraviensis genome contains the following window.
GGATTTTGGATCGGCTGATGGTCCGGGCTTTTACCTCCTTGGCATAACCTTGCAATCTTTCCTCGTCGCTTTGCAGGATTTCGCAAGAGCGCAAAACGGTCTGGGCGTCTGCCTCGTTACCCGATTTGCGCAGCTGTTCAGCGATGCGCTTGAGGTCGACTGCCGACCACCTCAGGTCGGACGCCACGCTTTGCAGATCCCGTTGAAGTTCGTGTTCGTATTCATTGAGCCGCATGATCACCTCCAGAACATTCTCGGTAGAAAAGAGTAGTCGCATTTTTCCAGATGCAACCGGGTCATCTGACGCTCGGCTGAACCGATGTAAAAAATTGTCCGATCGCCGATAACGGCGGGGTGCCACGATGGATGTGCACGCGGTTAAACGGTACATTCGCTTTTTTTCAGATCAGGTAAACAGCATGCGCGTATGGATCGGCACTTTGGCATTGGCCCTGTTGACGGGTTGCTCGTTACCAGCATCGTTGGTGCCGGGCGAGCCAAACCTCAGCAAGACCAGTGACAAGCCTCCCAGAGAATATGCGGCATGTTTGTTACCGTTGTGGCAGAAGGACGTCGCCAAGACTGCGCAGACGTCGATTTCCAACGGCTATCGAATTACCGCGCCGAGCATTATCACGGCGGATGAGATTCTCGATATCGTCAAGTACAAGGACGGCAGCAAAGTGTCCCTTTACCAAGGGCCGCCATGGGCCAAGTCCGGGTCGCTGCGCCAATCGGTGCGTGACTGCCTGTAGCCACGCCTCTGATTCACAGCAAAGGCAGACACCGAATCCCCGGTGTCTGCCTTTTTTCCTGGATGGAGATTTGATTCAGGGCGCGGTGTTGGCGGTGGGCAATCTCTGTCTGTGGATCGGCTCGAAGGGGTTTTCATTAGGACGCTGGGATGATCGGGCGCAAACGCTCTGGGCATTTGTGTTTTCGCTGATGCTGGGATTGTTTGCCTGTTACCTGGCTACGAATGACAAATTGCATGGCTGGTTACGCCGGCGAAACGTCACGAAACAATCTTCTTATCCGAGTGAATGGTTCTGCGCTTTTTCCCAATATGAGCGCTTCATAACCCTGCATTTAAATGACGAAAGGCGCGTATTAGGCTGGCCCGTCGAGTGGCCACGCGAATCATCCAATGGTCAGTTCGTGATGAAATACCCGCGTTGGCTCAGCGATGATGGCCAACCGGCACCTATTGGCGCCGAGTTTTTATTGATAGATTCCGCCAAAGTCAAATGGGTTGAGTTCAGCCCAACATCAGAGGGATCAGCATGCCAACTGCCAGAGCACCACAACCCATGCCAAAGCATTTAGAGCGACTCTTTGTCGGGCCGGACGGGAAAATGCTTGAAGTGCCGTTGATCAAGGGGCCCAGTGCGCCGCCGCCTCTGAAACCCCGGCCTACACGATAAGCTTCCTCAGCCCCAACCCTCCACCACCGCCCGGCGAATCGCCTCCAGCAACATCGCGAACGCCGGGTTGTCATTGTTCTCCCGCCAGATCAGATGCAGCTCGCTCTGCACCCCTTCGCCGAGATCGATCTCGCGAAACACCACATTCCTGAACACCACGCTGGTCGCGCAACGCGGTACCAGTGCCAGACCCATGCCGGCGTTGACCAGCGCCAGAATCGTCAGCGAAGACCCCAGCCATTGCACGTAATCCGGTGCCACCCGCGCTGAACGCAGCGTACCGGTCAACAGTTCGTTGAACGGCGGATAAGCTTCATGGGAGTACATCAGGAACGGTTGTTTATCCAGATCAGCGACTGACACTTCAGCCGCGTTTGCCAGCCGATGCCCGCTCGGTACCGCCAGCACGAACGGCTCGCGCACCAGGCATTCGGTGGCATAGCCCGGTTCCTGCAATGGCGCCCGGGCGATGCCCAAGTCGATACGGCGAGCCCTCAACGCCTCGTGCTGCTGATAGGTGTTCATCTCTGCCAGATCGATTTTTACCTGGGGCTGCTTGAGTCGCGCTTCGGCGATCACCTTGGGCAGAAACTCATACACCGCGCTGCCGACGAACGCGATGTTCACCGTACCAATATCGCCCTCGGCAAACCGGCGCGCGGTGACCGCCGCTTGCTGTGCGCGCTCCAGCAGATTCTGCGCTTCAACGAAAAACGCCCGGCCCGCCGCCGTCAGCGCAACGCTGCGGGTGCTGCGGGTGAACAGCTCGACGCCAAGGTGATGTTCGAGCAATTGAATCTGCCGACTCAGCGGCGGCTGGGTCATGTTCAGGCGTTCGGCGGCGCGGCGGAAGTTGAGTTCCGTGGCGACCGTGGTGAAACAGCGCAGTTGGGTGAGTTCGAACATTGATCTAATCCGGGTATCAATCGAATGCCAGTTTAGATTAGACGGGATCAATGCGCGGCGTCCATGATCGGCTCATCGCTTCAAGCCATCCCTAAAAAAACAAGATCGGGAGTCGCCCCTTGAAAACCCTCCAGAATTCGCCGGACATCACGGTGCTTGCCCGCGCCGCCGCCAAGGTCAAGCGCCATGTGCTGCCGCTGTTCGTAGTGATGTTCATCGTCAATTACATCGATCGGGTCAACATCGGTTTCGTGCGCAGCCATCTGGAGACCGATCTGGGCATCGGCGCGGCGGCTTATGGACTGGGTGCCGGTCTGTTTTTTATCGGTTACGCATTGTTCGAAGTGCCATCGAACATGTTGTTGCAGCGCTACGGCGCGCGGGTCTGGCTGACCCGGATCATGTTCACCTGGGGCGCTGCGGCCATGGCCATGGCATTTGTCCAGGGTGAAACCAGTTTCTATGTACTGCGCTTTATCCTTGGCGCGGCGGAGGCCGGGTTCTTCCCGGGCATCATTTACTACTTCACCCAGTGGCTGCCGGCGTCCGAGCGCGGCAAAACCATGGCGGTGTTTCTCAGCGGCTCGGCGATTGCCTCGGTGATTTCCGGCCCGGTCTCCGGTGCGCTCCTGCATATCAGTGGCTTGGGCATGCACGGCTGGCAATGGATGTTTCTGATCGAAGGCGCGGCCTCGGTGGTGTTGTGCGCATTCGTCTGGTTCTGGCTGCAATCGCATCCGCGGCAAGCGAAATGGCTCAGCGAGGAAGAGCGAGACGCACTGGTCGCGGCGATTGCCGAGGAACAGCGCGCCCGCGAAGCGGTACAAGTCGCCAAGCCGTCGATGTTCAAGCTGCTGGCCGACCGGCAGATCGCGCTGTTCTGCTTCATCTATTTCTCCATTGCCCTGACCATCTATGGCGCGACGTTCTGGCTGCCAAGCATGATCAAGAAGATGGGCAACCTCGGAGATTTCCAGGTCGGGCTGCTTAATTCGGTTCCCTGGATTATTTCGATTGTCGCCATGTACGGCTTTGCAGCGATGGCCGGCAAGTGGAAATTCCAACAGGCCTGGGTCGCGCTGACCCTGGTGATCGCGGCCATCGGCATGTTCATGTCGACCACGGGCGGGCCGGTGTTTGCTTTCGTCGCCATCTGTTTCGCGGCCATCGGCTTCAAAGCGGCGTCGGCGCTGTTCTGGCCGATCCCGCAAAGCTATCTGGATGCACGCATCGCTGCGGCGGTGATCGCGCTGATCAACTCCATTGGCAACCTTGGCGGCTTTGTCGCGCCGACCGCGTTCGGCATTCTCGAACAAACCACCGGCTCCATCGAAGGCGGCCTGTATGGCCTGGCAGCGACATCGCTGGTCGCCGCCGTGGTGATCTTCTTCGCCCGCACAGCGCCCGGTGCCAAAGGCCAAATCCCGGCAAAGCCAAGTGACGAAGCCGCCGTTGTGGCGCCGGTTCGTCCGGCTGCGAGCCACTGAATCGATTGTTGATCTGTCAGGAGCGTCATCTTGAAAATCACCCGTGTCAGCGTCACCCCGATTGCCTTCCGCGATCCGCCACTGCTCAACGCCAGTGGCATCCACGAACCTTTTGCCTTGCGCTCGATCATCGAGATCGAGAGTGACAACGGCTACATCGGCCTCGGCGAAAGCTACGGCGATGCCCCGGCGCTGGCGATCCAGCAACAATTGCAGAGTCAGTTGATCGGCCTTGATCCGTTCAATCTCAATCAATTGCGCGCGATCGTACAAGCCACCGTGGCGGCGAATAAACCCGCAAGCATCGCTGGCGCCGAACTGGCGCCCGGTTCCCACGCCAGCAAAGCGGTGAGTAATGCCTACTCGGCATTCGAAGTGGCGTTTCTCGATTTGCAGGCGCACTACCTGAATGTGCCGCTGGTGGACCTGCTCGGCGGGGCGATCCGCGAGGAAGTGCCGTTCAGCGCCTACCTGTTTTTCAAATACGCCGAGCATATCGACTCGCCTTACAAGCCGGACAACTGGGGCGAGGCGCTGAACGAGCAGCAGATCGTCGCGCAGGCCGCGCGGATGATCGAGGCGTACGGATTCAAGAGCATCAAGCTCAAGGCTGGCACCTTGCCGCCGGAGCATGAAGTGGCGTGCATCAAGGCGCTGAAAAAAGCCTTTCCGGGATTTCCGCTGCGCATCGACCCAAACGGCAACTGGTCGCTGGAGACGGCGATTCGCATGGCCGAACTACTCGGCGATGATCTGCAGTATTACGAAGACCCGACCCCCGGCCTTGATGGCATGGCCGAATTGCACAAGCGCACCGGTCTGCCCCTGGCGACCAATATGGTGGTCACCGATTTCGACGAGTTCCGCCGCAGCGTTGCGCAGAACAGTGTGCAGATCGTCCTTGCCGACCACCATTACTGGGGTGGTCTGCGTGATACGCAGACGCTGGCGAAAATGTGCGAGGTATTCGGGCTCGGCGTGTCGATGCATTCCAACTCGCACCTGGGCATCAGCCTGATGGCCATGGCGCACGTCGCGGCGGCGGTGCCGAATCTGGATTACGCCTGTGACACTCACTACCCGTGGCAGGAGCCGGACGAGGAAGTGATCAAGGGCGGCAAGCTACCGATCGTCGATGGCTGCGTGAAGATCACCAGGGCGCCCGGGCTGGGGCTGGAACTGGATCATGAGCAACTGGGCAAGCTGCATGATCAGTACCTGACCTGCGGGATTCGCCAGAGGGATGATGTGCGGCAGATGCAGCGGTACAAGGCGGATTGGCGGGCGGTCAAACCCCGATTCTGAGGTGTCTGATTTGGCGCTATCGCGAGCAGGCTCACTCCTGCAGTTTGAAATGCGCTCCCCTGTAGGAGTGAGCCTGCTCGCGATGGCGCCGGTGCTGTCAAAGCGTCTCCAGCAGCCAATCCCGAAACGCCTTCAACGAAGGCAGATTCTCATTGCGCGGCGGATACACCAGGTAATAGCTGCGCCGGCTGGTAATTGGCTCGCCCAGTTGCAGCAATTCGCCCTTGAGCAATTCTTCCCCGACCAGAATTCGCGGCACCAGGCCCACGCCGATATTGGCGCGTACCGCCTGAATCAAGTGAGAGGTCATCTCAAAGCTCGGCCCGATCCTCATGCTGCGGTGCGGCAGTTGATGATGGCTGAACCATTCCGCCCACGCCTGGGCATTGCTGCTGACGTTGAGCAGCAACTGCCCGGCGATGTTCCCCTCGGCCTCGTCGCGTTCAGTTTCCGACAGCTGCGCGCTGGCAATCGCCACCAGTTCTTCGGTGTGCAAGGGCAGGGCAGTCAGGCCTGGCCACTCACCCCCGCCAACGCAGATGGCGGCGTCGATTTCGCTGGTGTCGAAGTCGATGGTCTCGATCCGCGAGTGCAGGTGCACGGTCATGCCCGGGTGCGCCGTGTAGAAATCCTTCAGCCGTGGCAGCAGCCATTTCGACCCGAAGGTCGGCAACGTCGCCAGGCGCAGGCTGTGAATGCCCGAACCAAACGCCATCGCCTGCAACGTCGCGCTGCGAATCTGCCCAAGGGCTTCGGCGAGCTCGCGCTGATACATGCGCCCGACATCGGTCAGTACCACCTGCCGGCCTTCGCGAGTGAACAGGCGCATGCCGAGCATCTTCTCGAGAATCTGTACCTGCCGGCTGACCGCGCTCTGCGTCAGTGACAGTTCATGGGCGGCGCGGGTGTAGCTTTCGTGCCGGGCGGCGGCCTCGAAAGCCAGGAGCAGCGACATGGACGGCGTGAGGGTGCGCGGATTCATTCGTAAAACTCATTGATAGCGGGCCGAATTTACGCTTGTTCCAAGGTTTGCCAGCAATGAACATGGGCGCAATCAGATGGCGGAGCCTGACGCAATCATTCGTTGCGCACAACTGTTCACCGCCACACAGCCCGATTTGACCGAGATGACCTGACCGATGATTGCCCAGCTGTCGCCCGCCAAAGCCCTCACCGGCGATTACCAACAATTCCTCGCGGCCCTGAAAGACAGCGGCTTTCGCGGTGAAATCAGCGCCGATTACGCCAGCCGCGTGGTGCTCGCTACCGATAACTCGATCTACCAGCGCCTGCCGCAAGCGGCGGTGTTTCCGCTGGATGCGGGCGATGTGGCGCGGGTAGCACGGCTGATTGCCGAGCCCGCCTACGAGAACGTAGTGATCACCCCGCGTGGCGGCGGCACCGGCACCAACGGCCAGTCGCTGACGGACGGCATCGTCGTCGACCTGTCGCGGCACATGAACCGCATCCTGGAAATCAACGTCGAACAGCGCTGGGTGCGGGTGCAGGCCGGGGTGGTCAAGGATCAGCTCAACGCCGCGTTGAAATCCGCCGGGTTGTTTTTCGCCCCGGAATTGTCGACCTCGAACCGCGCCACGGTCGGCGGCATGATCAATACCGACGCCAGTGGCCAGGGCAGTTGCACCTACGGCAAGACCCGCGACCATGTGCTGGAACTTGAGATGATCCTGCGCGGCGGCGAGCGTCTGCACGGTCTGGCACTGACGGAGGATGAGCTTGAAAGGCAGTGCGCTCGCAATGATCGGGTCGGCGAAGTCCATCGTTGTGCACGGCAGATCATTGATGAGCAGGGCGAGCTGATCAAGGCACGCTTCCCCGATCTCAACCGTTGCCTGACCGGTTATGACCTGGCGCACCTGCGCGAGGCCGACGGGCGCTTCAATCTCAACAGCGTACTCTGTGGCGCGGAAGGCTCGCTGGGCTTCGTTGTCGAAGCGCGTCTCAACGTGCTGCCGATCCCCAAACATACGATGCTGGTCAATATCCGCTACGCCGGGTTCATGGATGCACTGCGCGATGCGCGGGCGTTGATGGCGCTCAAGCCGTTGTCGATTGAAACCGTCGATTCCAAGGTCTTGTTGCTGGCGATGCAGGACATCGTCTGGCACGGTGTTGCCGAGTATTTTCCCGAAAACGCTGAGCGCCCGACTTTGGGGATCAACCTTGTCGAGTTCTGCGGCGACGACCCCGAAGATTTGCAGCGTCGCGTCGAAGTGTTCGTCGAACACCTGAAAAATGATCGCACCGTGGAGCGCTTGGGCCACACGCTGGCGGTCGGTCAGGCAGCGGTGAACAAGGTCTACGGCATGCGCAAACGTGCGGTGGGCCTGCTCGGCAACGTCGCCGGTGAAGCCCGCCCGCAGCCCTTCGTCGAGGACACCGCCGTGCCGCCGCAGCACTTGGCCGAATACATCGCCGAACTGCGCGACCTGCTCGATAGCCATGGTTTGCAGTACGGCATGTTCGGCCATGTCGACGCCGGTGTGTTGCACGTGCGGCCGATCCTCGACATGAAAGACCCGCAGCAAGCGGCGCTGGTGCGCCCGGTGTCCGATGGTGTCGCGGCATTGACCCAGCGCTACGGCGGCCTGCTCTGGGGCGAACATGGCAAGGGCCTGCGTTCGGAGTACGCGCCGGCATTCTTTGGCGAACTGTATCCGGCGCTGCAAGCCTTGAAAGCAGCGTTCGACCCGTTCAACCAGTTCAACCCGGGCAAGATCGCCACGCCTGCCAACGGCGGCGCGGCGCTGCTGAAGATCGATGAAGTGACCCTGCGTGGCGAACTGGATCGGCAGATCGACGAGAAGGTCTGGCAGAGCTACGGTGCCGCCATGCATTGCAACGGCAACGGCGCCTGCTACAACTTCGATCCCGATGACGCCATGTGCCCGTCGTGGAAAGCCACCCGCGAGCGTGCGCAGTCACCTAAAGGCCGCGCCTCGCTGATTCGCGAATGGCTGCGGTTGCAGGGAGAGGCGGGTGTTGATGTGCTTTCGGATGCGATTCGCCAACCGGCGTTCTTCCGCACGCTGTGGCAGCGTTGGCGTAACAGTCGCGATCCGTCGGCGGACTTTTCCCATGAGGTGTATGACGCCATGGCCGGTTGCCTGGCCTGTAAATCCTGCGCGGGGCAATGCCCGGTCAAGGTCAACGTGCCGGAATTCCGCTCGCGCTTTCTTGAGCTGTATCACAGCCGTTACCTGCGTCCGGCGCGGGATTATCTGATTGCTTCGCTGGAATATACGATCCCGTACATGGCGCGAATTCCGGCGCTGTATAACGGTTTGATGGGCGCTGGCCGGGTGCGTGGCGCACTGGCGCGTATCGGCGGCATGGTCGATGTGCCGTTGCTCAGCCGTTTCGATTTCCACGCGGCGATGCGTCGTTGGCAGGTGCAGCCAGCGACGGTTGCGACACTGTCGACGCTCACGCCGGAGCAACGCGAACGCAGCGTGGTCATCGTGCAGGACGCCTTCACACGCTACTTCGAAGCGCCGTTGTTGGCGGATCTGGTCGAGCTGATTTCGCGCCTGGGTTATCAGGTGTATCTGGCACCGTTCAGCGCCAACGGCAAACCGCTGCATGTGCAGGGCTTTCTTTCGGCGTTCAATCGGGCGGCGTTGCGCAACGCTGAGCAATTGCAGGCGCTGGCGCAGACTGGCGTGCCGCTGCTGGGGCTCGATCCGGCGATGACCCTGGTCTACCGTCAGGAGTACTTGAACGTCCCGGGCCTGCAGGCCTGTCCGCAAGTGGCGCTGGTGCAGGAATGGTTGCTCGAAGTCATGCCGGAGCAGACGCCTAAGACTCAGGCCAAAGCGTTCCGCCTGCTCGCCCATTGCACGGAGAAGACCAACGCGCCGGCCGCGACCCGGCAGTGGGAACAGGTTTTCGAACGTGCCGGTTTGCAGCTGGCGACGCAAGCCACCGGTTGCTGCGGGATGTCCGGCACCTATGGCCACGAGGCACGCAATCGCCAGACGTCGGCGTTGATTTACGAGCAGTCGTGGGCGCGTCAGGTGCAGGCGCCGGCGGAGCAGGGCGAGGCGTTGGCGACCGGCTATTCCTGCCGCAGCCAGGTCAAGCGCCAGTCGGATCGGGCGCTGCGCCATCCGTTGCAGGTGTTGCTGGAGGCTCTGCGTCGCTGATCGTGTCGCTGGTGTCCTGGTCCCAGATCAGGCGCGGGTCGAAACTCATCGCCGCGAGCATGGTGAACACCACGACCAGGCCGAAGAACAGGATACCCGGTCGTGGCTCGATATCGCCCAGCGCCTGGAATTTCACCAGTGCCGCGACCAGCGCGACCACCAGCACGTCGAGCATCGACCAGTAACCGATCAGCTCGACGAAGCGATATAACTTCGAACGTTCCCTGCGCGCCCAATCGCTGTTTCGCTGGACGGTGATCAGTAGCAGGGTCAGGGCGACGAATTTGATCCCCGGCACCGCGATGCTGGCGATGAAAATGATCAAGGCAATGTCCCACGCCCCGGCTTCCCAGAACTCCAGCACGCCGCTCATGATCGTGCTGTCGGCACCGTTGCCGAGCATCACCGTGTTCATCACCGGCAGCAGATTGGCGGGAACATAAAAGGCCAGCGCGGCGAGCATGTACGCCCAGGTGCGCGCCAGCGAATTGGTTTTGCGCCGATGCAACGGCGCATCGCAGCGTGGGCACTCGTGTGGCTCGTCGGTCATATCGCAGGCCAGGCCACAGCTGTGGCACAGGCACAGGTTGAGTTCGCTGGCGGTCGGCGGACGCTTCATAAAATGTCCCACAGTTCGCGGATGTCCCGGCCGGCAATGCGGATCATCATCAGGCTCAGCACCGCCAGGGCGAACAGGCCGATCCCGGGCAGCACATCGAGCAGACCGGCGAGTTTGAACACTGCGACCATCGCCCCCAGCAGACACACCTCAAGCATGCTCCACGGGCGCAGGGTTTCCAGCCAGCGCATGCACAGATTGAACCCCGGTGCCCGACGCAGGCCGAGGGCAAAACCCAGCACCCAGACCAGCAGCACCAGCTGAAAGGCCGGGGCGATGATGATCGCAATCGCCGCGACCATGGCGATAAACGTGATCGGTCCCTGGCTCAGCGCCAGCACCGAATCCCACAGCGTCGCGCTGTTTTTCATGCCTTTGAGGCTGATGCTCATCACCGGATAGAAATTGGCAAACAGCCACAGCATCGCCGCCGTGAACGTCAGCGCCAGACGCTGCTCGATCGTCAGGCCGTTGAAGCGCTGCAGCACGCCACCGCAGCGCACGCACAGGGTTTTCTGGTGCTTGGCGAGCACGACTTTTTCGTACACGCAATCACAGTGCTCGCAGATGATCAGGTGTTCGGTGTTGACCATGGACAACGCTCAAGGAAGGCCGCGACGGCAGGGCAGACCTGTTCACTATAGAAGGCCGGGGCCGATGGGCAACCTTGATCCTGAGATGTTTGGGTTTTGCTTTTTTGATGTTATAAGGTAACGAGAATTTGCGGGCGGCGGTGTGGCCGTCCGGTGTTATCCCTCTCGATTGCGAAAGATCCATGACCCCTGTGCTTCCCCGTTCTGCCCCATTGACGACTGGCCGGCTGCTCTCCATTGATGCGCTCAGAGGCCTGGTGATCCTGTTCATGCTGCTCGATCACGTGCGCGAAACCTTCCTGCTGCACCGCCAGGTCTCCGATCCGATGGACGTCGCCAGCACCGAGCCGGCGCTGTTTTTCAGCCGCACGCTGGCGCATTTGTGTGCGCCGGTGTTTGTCTTGCTGACCGGACTGTCGGCCTGGCTGTACGGTGAAAAATACGCCGGCAAAGCCGATGTCAGCGCGTTTCTGTTCAAGCGCGGATTATTTCTGGTGGTGCTGGAATTCACTCTCGTCAACTTCGCCTGGACGTTCCAGTTACCGCCCAGCGTGATCTACCTGCAAGTGATTTGGGCGATCGGCCTGAGCATGATCGCGCTGGCGCTGCTGGTCTGGTTGCCGCGCGCGGTGTTGCTGACGCTGAGCCTGGCGATCATCGCCGGACACAACTTGCTTGATACGCTGCACTTCCCGGTGGAGTCGGCGCTGCATGTGCCTTGGGCGATTCTGCATGATCGAGGCTGGATCGAGATCAGCGACACCCTGCGCTTGCGTACCTCGTACCCGCTGCTGCCGTGGATCGGTGTGATCGGCTTGGGGTACGCGCTGGGCCCGTGGTTTGCCCGAAGTATGGATGCGGCGGTGCGTCAGCGTCGTTTGCTGCTTGCCGGAGTCGGTGGGTTGCTGGGGTTTGCGGCACTGCGCTTGATCAACGGCTACGGCGAGAAACCGTGGGCGGTCAGCGATTCGCTGGTGCAGACGCTGATGAGCTTTTTCAACATCACCAAGTACCCGCCGTCACTGCTGTTCATCGCATTGACCGTTAGCTCCGGCCTGTTGCTGCTGCTCGCCTTCGAGCGCGTGCAGAGTCGCCGCTGGATTGGCTGGCTGACCGTATTCGGCTCGGCGCCGATGTTTTTCTATCTGCTGCATCTGTACGTGTTGAAAGTGTTGTACCTGATTGGCGTGGCGCTGTTCGGCCTGAATCAGGGCAGCTATTTCGGCTTTTCGACGGTGGCGGCTGTGTGGCTGGCAGCGGTGGTCCTTGCCGTGGTGTTGTACCCGGCAGTGCGCTGGTTTTCGCAACTGAAAGCGCGGCGCCGGGACATCAGCTGGTTGAAATATCTGTAACTTGCGCGGACTTGTGGGAGCGAGCCTACTCGCGAAGAGGTGGTGTCAGTCAATACATTCGGTGACTGACAGAATGCTTTCGCGAGCAGGCTCGCTCCCACAATGGAAGGGTGTTGCGCCCCACATCACCTACACCGCCGTCCCCCTGTGGGAGTGAGCCTGCTCGCGAAGAGGGCGTGCCAGTCAATACTTTCTCGGCGACTGACAGAATGCTTTCGCGAGCAAGCTCGCTCGCACAATGGAAGGTGTTGCGCCCCGACTCACCTGCGCCGCCGTGCCCCTGTGGGAGTGAGCCTGCTCGCGAAGAGGTGGTGTCAGTCAATACATTCGGTGACTGACAGAATGCTTTCGCGAGCAGGCTCGCTCGCACAATGGAAGGTGTTGCGCCCCGACTCACCTGCGCCGCCGTGCCCCTGTGGGAGCGAGCCTGCTCGCGAAGAGGTGGTGTCAGTCAATACATTCGGTGACTGACAGAATGCTTTCGCGAGCAGGCTCGCTCCCACAATGGAAGGGTGTTGCGCCCCACATTACATACGCCGCCGTGCCCCTGTGGGAGTGAGCTTGCTCGCGAAGAGGGTGTGCCAGTCAATACTTTCGGCGACTGACAGACTGCTTTCGCGAGCAGGCTCGCTCCCACAGTGGAAGGGTGTTGCGCCCCGACTCACATACGCCGCCGTGCCCCTGTGGGAGTGAGCCTGCTCGCGAAGAGGGCGTGCCAGTCAATACTTTCGGCGACTGACAGAATGCTTTCGCGAGCAGGCTCGCTCCCACAATTGCTACCGTGATTGGCTTATTTGCGATCCAGCCACACGGTCTGCGCGTTGCAGAATTCCCGTACGCCAAAGTGCGAGAGCTCACGACCGAAGCCGC
Protein-coding sequences here:
- a CDS encoding DUF6338 family protein, with the translated sequence MIQGAVLAVGNLCLWIGSKGFSLGRWDDRAQTLWAFVFSLMLGLFACYLATNDKLHGWLRRRNVTKQSSYPSEWFCAFSQYERFITLHLNDERRVLGWPVEWPRESSNGQFVMKYPRWLSDDGQPAPIGAEFLLIDSAKVKWVEFSPTSEGSACQLPEHHNPCQSI
- a CDS encoding LysR family transcriptional regulator — protein: MFELTQLRCFTTVATELNFRRAAERLNMTQPPLSRQIQLLEHHLGVELFTRSTRSVALTAAGRAFFVEAQNLLERAQQAAVTARRFAEGDIGTVNIAFVGSAVYEFLPKVIAEARLKQPQVKIDLAEMNTYQQHEALRARRIDLGIARAPLQEPGYATECLVREPFVLAVPSGHRLANAAEVSVADLDKQPFLMYSHEAYPPFNELLTGTLRSARVAPDYVQWLGSSLTILALVNAGMGLALVPRCATSVVFRNVVFREIDLGEGVQSELHLIWRENNDNPAFAMLLEAIRRAVVEGWG
- a CDS encoding MFS transporter; this encodes MKTLQNSPDITVLARAAAKVKRHVLPLFVVMFIVNYIDRVNIGFVRSHLETDLGIGAAAYGLGAGLFFIGYALFEVPSNMLLQRYGARVWLTRIMFTWGAAAMAMAFVQGETSFYVLRFILGAAEAGFFPGIIYYFTQWLPASERGKTMAVFLSGSAIASVISGPVSGALLHISGLGMHGWQWMFLIEGAASVVLCAFVWFWLQSHPRQAKWLSEEERDALVAAIAEEQRAREAVQVAKPSMFKLLADRQIALFCFIYFSIALTIYGATFWLPSMIKKMGNLGDFQVGLLNSVPWIISIVAMYGFAAMAGKWKFQQAWVALTLVIAAIGMFMSTTGGPVFAFVAICFAAIGFKAASALFWPIPQSYLDARIAAAVIALINSIGNLGGFVAPTAFGILEQTTGSIEGGLYGLAATSLVAAVVIFFARTAPGAKGQIPAKPSDEAAVVAPVRPAASH
- a CDS encoding glucarate dehydratase family protein; the protein is MKITRVSVTPIAFRDPPLLNASGIHEPFALRSIIEIESDNGYIGLGESYGDAPALAIQQQLQSQLIGLDPFNLNQLRAIVQATVAANKPASIAGAELAPGSHASKAVSNAYSAFEVAFLDLQAHYLNVPLVDLLGGAIREEVPFSAYLFFKYAEHIDSPYKPDNWGEALNEQQIVAQAARMIEAYGFKSIKLKAGTLPPEHEVACIKALKKAFPGFPLRIDPNGNWSLETAIRMAELLGDDLQYYEDPTPGLDGMAELHKRTGLPLATNMVVTDFDEFRRSVAQNSVQIVLADHHYWGGLRDTQTLAKMCEVFGLGVSMHSNSHLGISLMAMAHVAAAVPNLDYACDTHYPWQEPDEEVIKGGKLPIVDGCVKITRAPGLGLELDHEQLGKLHDQYLTCGIRQRDDVRQMQRYKADWRAVKPRF
- a CDS encoding LysR substrate-binding domain-containing protein — protein: MNPRTLTPSMSLLLAFEAAARHESYTRAAHELSLTQSAVSRQVQILEKMLGMRLFTREGRQVVLTDVGRMYQRELAEALGQIRSATLQAMAFGSGIHSLRLATLPTFGSKWLLPRLKDFYTAHPGMTVHLHSRIETIDFDTSEIDAAICVGGGEWPGLTALPLHTEELVAIASAQLSETERDEAEGNIAGQLLLNVSSNAQAWAEWFSHHQLPHRSMRIGPSFEMTSHLIQAVRANIGVGLVPRILVGEELLKGELLQLGEPITSRRSYYLVYPPRNENLPSLKAFRDWLLETL
- a CDS encoding FAD-binding and (Fe-S)-binding domain-containing protein, whose translation is MIAQLSPAKALTGDYQQFLAALKDSGFRGEISADYASRVVLATDNSIYQRLPQAAVFPLDAGDVARVARLIAEPAYENVVITPRGGGTGTNGQSLTDGIVVDLSRHMNRILEINVEQRWVRVQAGVVKDQLNAALKSAGLFFAPELSTSNRATVGGMINTDASGQGSCTYGKTRDHVLELEMILRGGERLHGLALTEDELERQCARNDRVGEVHRCARQIIDEQGELIKARFPDLNRCLTGYDLAHLREADGRFNLNSVLCGAEGSLGFVVEARLNVLPIPKHTMLVNIRYAGFMDALRDARALMALKPLSIETVDSKVLLLAMQDIVWHGVAEYFPENAERPTLGINLVEFCGDDPEDLQRRVEVFVEHLKNDRTVERLGHTLAVGQAAVNKVYGMRKRAVGLLGNVAGEARPQPFVEDTAVPPQHLAEYIAELRDLLDSHGLQYGMFGHVDAGVLHVRPILDMKDPQQAALVRPVSDGVAALTQRYGGLLWGEHGKGLRSEYAPAFFGELYPALQALKAAFDPFNQFNPGKIATPANGGAALLKIDEVTLRGELDRQIDEKVWQSYGAAMHCNGNGACYNFDPDDAMCPSWKATRERAQSPKGRASLIREWLRLQGEAGVDVLSDAIRQPAFFRTLWQRWRNSRDPSADFSHEVYDAMAGCLACKSCAGQCPVKVNVPEFRSRFLELYHSRYLRPARDYLIASLEYTIPYMARIPALYNGLMGAGRVRGALARIGGMVDVPLLSRFDFHAAMRRWQVQPATVATLSTLTPEQRERSVVIVQDAFTRYFEAPLLADLVELISRLGYQVYLAPFSANGKPLHVQGFLSAFNRAALRNAEQLQALAQTGVPLLGLDPAMTLVYRQEYLNVPGLQACPQVALVQEWLLEVMPEQTPKTQAKAFRLLAHCTEKTNAPAATRQWEQVFERAGLQLATQATGCCGMSGTYGHEARNRQTSALIYEQSWARQVQAPAEQGEALATGYSCRSQVKRQSDRALRHPLQVLLEALRR
- a CDS encoding paraquat-inducible protein A; the encoded protein is MKRPPTASELNLCLCHSCGLACDMTDEPHECPRCDAPLHRRKTNSLARTWAYMLAALAFYVPANLLPVMNTVMLGNGADSTIMSGVLEFWEAGAWDIALIIFIASIAVPGIKFVALTLLLITVQRNSDWARRERSKLYRFVELIGYWSMLDVLVVALVAALVKFQALGDIEPRPGILFFGLVVVFTMLAAMSFDPRLIWDQDTSDTISDAEPPATPATDGAAPDPTGA